The following proteins come from a genomic window of Triticum aestivum cultivar Chinese Spring chromosome 6A, IWGSC CS RefSeq v2.1, whole genome shotgun sequence:
- the LOC123128543 gene encoding uncharacterized protein encodes MVSPVVIASAGLGMLAGVALASRGTGDGLPASSRWDARPRCSTCSGTGREECLCSRWSDGDVGCGTCSGSGRKRCRSCGGSGTGRPLPARLIVQEQKLPTAPGRRGDYN; translated from the coding sequence ATGGTTTCGCCCGTCGTGATCGCGTCGGCGGGGCTCGGGATGCTGGCGGGCGTGGCGTTGGCGAGCCGGGGGACGGGCGACGGGCTGCCGGCGTCGTCCAGATGGGACGCGCGGCCCCGTTGCTCCACGTGCAGCGGCACCGGCCGGGAGGAGTGCCTCTGCAGCCGCTGGTCCGACGGCGACGTCGGCTGCGGGACGTGCTCTGGGTCCGGCCGCAAGCGGTGCCGCAGCTGCGGAGGCTCTGGCACCGGCCGGCCGCTCCCGGCGCGACTCATCGTCCAGGAGCAGAAGCTGCCGACCGCGCCAGGGCGACGCGGAGACTACAACTGA